The Deltaproteobacteria bacterium genome contains a region encoding:
- a CDS encoding DUF2236 domain-containing protein, which yields MQAASAHPELSAEDVERLRAACRRPVVDPRDGLFASESFIRRVNREAVVLLGGGRALLLQIAHPLVAAAVAAHSRFRAEPLARLWRTLDLMLTIVFADAAHALAAVHEIERVHARVHGVLDADVGPWRRGTPYDANDPTLLLWVHATLVDSALLVYGRFVAPLSPEDRATYYEEAKVGARLLGIPDALVPPSHRAFEDYVDAMVRDDVLTVGETARDLAASILAPPLPLPLGEPFRVARFFTIGLLPSAVRTRYGLAWRATHERLLDALAALTRPTLRFLPECLRLMPHARRGRWS from the coding sequence ATGCAGGCCGCTAGCGCCCATCCCGAGCTGTCGGCAGAGGACGTGGAGCGCCTGCGCGCCGCGTGCCGCCGCCCGGTCGTCGACCCCCGGGACGGCCTCTTCGCCTCCGAGAGCTTCATCCGGCGCGTCAATCGCGAGGCGGTCGTGCTCCTCGGCGGCGGCCGCGCCCTTCTCCTCCAGATCGCGCACCCGCTCGTCGCTGCCGCGGTCGCGGCGCACAGCCGCTTCCGCGCCGAGCCGCTCGCGCGCCTCTGGCGGACGCTCGACTTGATGCTCACCATCGTCTTCGCGGACGCGGCGCACGCGCTGGCGGCGGTCCACGAGATCGAACGCGTCCACGCCCGGGTCCACGGCGTCCTCGACGCCGACGTCGGCCCGTGGCGGCGGGGGACGCCCTACGACGCCAACGACCCGACGCTCCTCCTGTGGGTCCACGCCACGCTCGTCGACAGCGCGCTCCTCGTCTACGGGCGCTTCGTCGCTCCGCTCTCGCCCGAGGACCGCGCGACCTACTACGAGGAGGCGAAGGTCGGCGCCCGGCTCCTCGGTATCCCCGACGCGCTCGTCCCGCCGAGCCACCGCGCGTTCGAGGATTACGTGGACGCGATGGTCCGCGACGACGTGCTGACCGTGGGCGAGACGGCCCGCGACCTCGCCGCGTCGATCCTGGCGCCGCCGCTCCCGCTCCCCCTCGGCGAGCCGTTTCGCGTTGCGCGCTTCTTCACCATCGGGCTCCTGCCGTCCGCCGTGCGCACGCGCTACGGGCTCGCCTGGAGGGCGACTCACGAGCGGCTGCTCGACGCGCTTGCGGCGCTCACGCGCCCGACGTTGCGCTTCCTCCCCGAGTGCCTGCGTCTGATGCCGCACGCGCGGCGTGGCCGGTGGTCGTGA
- a CDS encoding glycosyltransferase, whose amino-acid sequence MQFSSPTLSVVVPTLDEVEALPASLAAARQPGVHEVIVVDGGSRDGTLAVARARADRVLEAPRGRARQMNAGAAAARGDVLLFLHADTRVPAGYARAVARALADPAVVGGRFDVRLDAAGLAYRALGRLISLRSRLTRVATGDQAIFVRRAVFERVGGYPLVPLMEDVALSRAMKRVGPIACLRDTVTTSARRWQRHGLARTVVLMWALRAAYYAGVPPARLARVYPDAR is encoded by the coding sequence TTGCAATTCTCGTCGCCGACGCTCTCCGTCGTCGTGCCGACGCTCGACGAGGTGGAGGCCCTGCCCGCGTCGCTCGCCGCCGCGCGGCAGCCGGGCGTGCACGAGGTCATCGTGGTGGACGGCGGGAGCCGCGACGGCACGCTCGCGGTGGCGCGCGCGCGCGCCGACCGGGTGCTCGAGGCGCCGCGCGGGCGGGCGCGGCAGATGAACGCCGGCGCGGCCGCGGCGCGCGGCGACGTGCTCCTCTTCCTGCACGCCGACACGCGGGTCCCCGCGGGTTACGCACGGGCGGTCGCCCGCGCGCTCGCGGATCCGGCCGTGGTCGGCGGCCGCTTCGACGTGCGGCTCGACGCGGCGGGCCTCGCCTATCGTGCGCTCGGCCGGCTGATCAGCCTCCGCTCGCGTCTGACGCGCGTCGCGACCGGCGATCAGGCGATCTTCGTCCGCCGCGCGGTGTTCGAGCGCGTGGGCGGCTATCCGCTCGTGCCGCTCATGGAGGACGTCGCGCTCAGCCGGGCCATGAAGCGCGTGGGCCCCATCGCGTGTCTGCGCGACACGGTCACCACCTCGGCGCGCCGCTGGCAGCGCCACGGCCTGGCGCGCACCGTGGTCCTCATGTGGGCACTCCGCGCGGCGTACTACGCCGGTGTGCCGCCCGCGCGCCTGGCGCGCGTCTATCCGGACGCGCGCTAG
- a CDS encoding 2-oxoacid:acceptor oxidoreductase subunit alpha yields MLDGAATPRKPVEARDTVVIRFAGDSGDGMQVTGMQFTTESALAGNDLATLPDFPAEIRAPAGTLAGVSAFQLNFSSHEVFTPGDDLDVLVAMNPAALKMNVGDLKSGGILIVDREGFNEQNLKKAEYESNPLEDGSLRRYQLFQAEVTKLTTAALKDLGLSARSVFRCRNFFCLGMTSWLYHRPIEPAEAWIKERFKKTPEVVEANVRALRAGFNFAENAELFSVSYEIRPATIAPGKYRNITGNTATALGFVCAATKAGRPLFLGSYPITPASDVLHELSGWKQYGVYTFQAEDEIAGIGAALGAAFGGAIAITTTSGPGMNLKAETVGLALAVELPIVVTDIQRAGPSTGMPTKTEQADLLMAMYGRHGESPVPVLAAATPADCFLMAFEAVRIAVKYMTPVVLLTDGYLANGAEPWLIPDPAALPDVPVAFRTDPGAFFPYLRDEETLSRPWVIPGTPGLEHRIGGLEKEYLTGNVSYAPTNHEQMIRVRARKIAGIVREIPPLTVSGPPEGELLVVGWGSTYGSITQAVRDLQAAGHAVAHVHLRHLNPLPSDLGGILGRYRRILVPEMNLGQLVRLLRAEYLVDAIGFNKIQGRPFKVSEIASRCLKLLGKESLA; encoded by the coding sequence ATGCTGGACGGCGCCGCGACCCCGCGCAAGCCCGTCGAGGCGCGCGACACGGTCGTCATCCGTTTCGCCGGCGACTCGGGTGACGGCATGCAGGTGACCGGCATGCAGTTCACCACCGAGTCGGCGCTGGCGGGCAACGACCTCGCCACCCTGCCCGACTTCCCGGCCGAGATCCGCGCCCCCGCCGGCACGCTCGCCGGCGTGAGCGCCTTCCAGCTCAACTTCTCCTCGCACGAGGTCTTCACCCCCGGCGACGACCTCGACGTCCTGGTCGCCATGAACCCGGCCGCCCTCAAGATGAACGTCGGCGACCTCAAGTCGGGCGGCATCCTGATCGTCGACCGCGAGGGCTTCAACGAGCAGAACCTGAAGAAGGCCGAGTACGAGTCGAACCCGCTCGAGGACGGCTCGCTCCGGCGCTACCAGCTCTTCCAGGCCGAGGTGACCAAGCTCACCACGGCGGCGCTCAAGGACCTGGGACTCTCGGCACGCAGCGTCTTCCGCTGCCGGAACTTCTTCTGCCTCGGCATGACGTCCTGGCTCTACCACCGGCCGATCGAGCCCGCCGAGGCATGGATCAAGGAGCGCTTCAAGAAGACGCCGGAGGTGGTCGAGGCGAACGTGCGCGCGCTGCGCGCCGGCTTCAACTTCGCCGAGAACGCCGAGCTGTTCTCCGTCTCGTACGAGATCCGGCCGGCCACGATCGCCCCCGGCAAGTACCGCAACATCACCGGCAACACGGCGACCGCGCTCGGCTTCGTGTGCGCGGCCACGAAAGCGGGACGGCCCCTCTTCCTCGGCAGCTACCCGATCACGCCCGCGAGCGACGTGCTGCACGAGCTCTCGGGCTGGAAGCAGTACGGCGTCTACACCTTCCAGGCCGAGGACGAGATCGCCGGCATCGGCGCCGCGCTCGGCGCGGCCTTCGGCGGCGCGATCGCCATCACCACCACCAGCGGCCCGGGCATGAACCTGAAGGCCGAGACCGTCGGCCTGGCGCTCGCCGTCGAGCTGCCGATCGTCGTGACCGACATCCAGCGCGCCGGCCCCTCCACCGGCATGCCCACCAAGACCGAGCAGGCCGATCTCCTGATGGCCATGTACGGCCGCCACGGCGAGTCGCCGGTCCCGGTGCTGGCCGCGGCCACGCCCGCCGACTGCTTCTTGATGGCCTTCGAGGCGGTGCGCATCGCGGTCAAGTACATGACGCCGGTCGTCCTGCTGACGGACGGCTACCTCGCCAACGGCGCCGAGCCGTGGCTGATCCCCGACCCGGCTGCGCTCCCCGACGTGCCGGTCGCCTTCCGCACCGATCCGGGCGCGTTCTTCCCGTATCTCCGCGACGAGGAGACGCTCTCGCGCCCGTGGGTCATCCCCGGTACGCCCGGCCTCGAGCACCGCATCGGCGGCCTCGAGAAGGAGTACCTGACCGGCAACGTGAGCTACGCGCCCACCAACCACGAGCAGATGATCCGGGTGCGCGCGCGGAAGATCGCCGGCATCGTCAGGGAGATCCCTCCGCTCACGGTCTCCGGTCCGCCCGAGGGCGAGCTGCTCGTCGTCGGCTGGGGCAGCACCTACGGCTCGATCACGCAGGCGGTGCGTGACCTGCAGGCGGCCGGCCACGCCGTCGCCCACGTACACCTCCGGCACCTGAACCCCCTCCCCTCCGACCTGGGCGGCATCCTCGGCCGCTACCGGCGGATCCTCGTTCCCGAGATGAACCTGGGACAGCTCGTGCGCCTGCTGCGCGCCGAGTACCTGGTCGACGCGATCGGCTTCAACAAGATCCAGGGCCGTCCCTTCAAGGTGTCCGAGATCGCGAGCCGGTGCCTCAAGCTCCTCGGCAAGGAGAGCCTCGCGTGA
- a CDS encoding 2-oxoacid:ferredoxin oxidoreductase subunit beta, whose protein sequence is MSASEQKLTRKDFVSDQDVRWCPGCGDYAVLSQVQKVLPELGVPRENFVFISGIGCSSRFPYYVNTYGFHSIHGRAPAIATGLKATRPELSVWVVTGDGDALSIGGNHLIHVLRRNLDINILLFNNKIYGLTKGQYSPTSEVGKVTKSTPAGSVDHPFDPIALALGAEASFVARSVDVESKHLQEIVRRAHEHKGAAFVEILQNCNVFNDGAFNDVTDKATKADSTLVLEHGKPLVFGRNRDRGIRLRDFQPEAVELGGGITEADLLVHDERNPALAYLIARLGPPRFPTPIGVFTAVERPRYEDALNQQVAAAKAKSPADLGALLNRGDTWVVS, encoded by the coding sequence GTGAGCGCCTCCGAGCAGAAGCTCACCAGGAAGGACTTCGTCTCCGACCAGGACGTGCGCTGGTGCCCGGGGTGCGGGGACTACGCCGTCCTCTCGCAGGTGCAGAAGGTGCTCCCCGAGCTCGGCGTGCCGCGCGAGAACTTCGTCTTCATCTCGGGCATCGGCTGCTCGAGCCGCTTCCCGTACTACGTGAACACCTACGGCTTCCACTCGATCCACGGACGGGCGCCCGCGATCGCGACGGGACTCAAGGCGACGCGCCCCGAGCTCTCGGTGTGGGTCGTCACCGGCGACGGCGACGCGCTCTCGATCGGCGGCAACCACCTGATCCACGTGCTGCGCCGCAACCTCGACATCAACATCCTGCTCTTCAACAACAAGATCTATGGCCTCACCAAGGGCCAGTACTCGCCCACCTCCGAGGTCGGCAAGGTGACCAAGTCGACGCCCGCCGGCTCGGTCGACCACCCCTTCGACCCGATCGCGCTCGCCCTCGGCGCCGAGGCGAGCTTCGTCGCGCGCAGCGTCGACGTCGAGTCGAAGCACCTGCAGGAGATCGTGCGCCGCGCGCACGAGCACAAGGGCGCCGCCTTCGTCGAGATCCTCCAGAACTGCAACGTCTTCAACGACGGGGCGTTCAACGACGTGACCGACAAGGCCACCAAGGCCGACTCGACACTCGTCCTCGAGCACGGGAAGCCGCTCGTCTTCGGCAGGAACCGCGACCGGGGCATCCGCCTGCGTGACTTCCAGCCCGAGGCGGTCGAGCTGGGGGGCGGGATCACGGAGGCCGATCTGCTCGTCCACGACGAGCGCAACCCTGCCCTCGCCTACCTGATCGCACGCCTGGGGCCGCCCCGCTTCCCGACCCCGATCGGCGTCTTCACCGCCGTCGAGCGCCCGCGCTACGAGGACGCCTTGAACCAGCAGGTCGCCGCCGCCAAGGCAAAGTCGCCGGCCGATCTCGGCGCCCTTCTGAACCGCGGCGACACCTGGGTCGTCTCCTAA
- a CDS encoding CBS domain-containing protein, translating to MARGGSESPHRRRAGATRARSAHDPGAHPLSRPPAAPLPRARRQRHGIVTERDFIMKLGQGDEKRSVRDFMTPDPEVLSPDDPIVYALNKMSVGGFRHVPLVTEAGQPVGVVSAKDIIDYIADFFPNEVLTVPPDPARGERWRGRDGG from the coding sequence ATGGCTCGAGGAGGATCTGAGTCTCCTCACCGGCGGCGAGCGGGCGCCACGCGTGCTCGATCAGCGCATGATCCGGGAGCCCATCCGCTATCTCGCCCCCCGGCCGCCCCTCTGCCTCGCGCCCGCCGACAGCGTCACGGCATCGTCACCGAGCGCGACTTCATCATGAAGCTGGGGCAGGGCGACGAGAAGCGCTCGGTGCGCGACTTCATGACGCCCGACCCCGAGGTGCTCTCGCCCGACGATCCGATCGTCTACGCCCTCAACAAGATGAGCGTGGGCGGCTTCCGTCACGTGCCGCTGGTCACCGAGGCGGGCCAGCCGGTCGGCGTGGTATCGGCGAAGGACATCATCGACTACATCGCCGACTTCTTCCCGAACGAGGTGCTCACGGTGCCGCCGGACCCGGCGCGCGGCGAACGCTGGCGCGGGCGCGACGGCGGGTAG
- a CDS encoding glycosyltransferase, whose protein sequence is MARHPVAGRVKTRLAATLGADAACALYRAFVLDLAERLGAMPYAVTWAYTPPDAPFPELLPGAGCRPQRGRDLGERLTGAIGEEFAAGPGPVVAIGADAPHIPAAALAEAAAALAHGADVVLGPAADGGYYLIGLGRPAPDLFAGIAWGTAGVLEATLARAGAAGLAPHLLPPSFDVDQPADLARLRALLARGEVSLPRTTGVMAGLDLRA, encoded by the coding sequence ATGGCGAGGCACCCGGTCGCGGGCCGGGTGAAGACGCGGCTCGCCGCCACGCTCGGTGCCGACGCGGCCTGTGCGCTCTACCGCGCGTTCGTGCTCGACCTGGCCGAGCGCCTGGGCGCGATGCCCTATGCCGTCACCTGGGCGTACACGCCGCCCGATGCGCCCTTCCCCGAGCTGCTCCCCGGGGCCGGGTGCCGCCCGCAGCGTGGCCGCGACCTGGGCGAGCGCCTGACAGGGGCGATCGGCGAGGAGTTCGCCGCGGGCCCCGGACCCGTCGTCGCCATCGGCGCCGACGCGCCACACATCCCAGCGGCGGCGCTGGCCGAGGCCGCAGCCGCGCTCGCGCACGGCGCGGACGTCGTGCTCGGACCCGCGGCGGACGGCGGCTACTACCTGATCGGCCTCGGGAGGCCGGCCCCGGACCTGTTCGCGGGCATCGCCTGGGGAACGGCCGGGGTGCTCGAGGCGACGCTCGCGCGGGCCGGCGCCGCGGGCCTCGCCCCACACCTGCTGCCCCCGAGCTTCGACGTCGACCAGCCCGCGGACCTGGCCCGCCTGCGCGCTCTCCTGGCGCGGGGGGAAGTGAGCCTACCCCGGACCACGGGCGTGATGGCGGGCCTCGACCTCCGCGCTTGA
- a CDS encoding cytochrome c: MRARSSTGWSKTTAMTRREGRAASALAPLLVCLAACGSDAGAPRPGAKPAVDVARGQVVYETRCAPCHGSGGGGDGPAAAAIEPRPRNFRDPAFWKGRTREQLRLVIAQGRPGTLMAPFEGVLSPAEIDDIVAYLQSFRPAGS; this comes from the coding sequence ATGCGCGCGCGGAGCTCGACCGGCTGGTCGAAGACGACGGCGATGACGCGTAGGGAGGGGCGCGCCGCCAGCGCGCTCGCCCCGCTGCTCGTCTGCCTCGCCGCCTGCGGGAGCGATGCGGGGGCGCCCCGACCGGGGGCGAAACCGGCCGTGGACGTCGCCCGGGGCCAGGTTGTCTACGAGACGCGCTGCGCGCCCTGCCACGGCAGCGGGGGCGGCGGGGACGGGCCGGCGGCGGCCGCCATCGAGCCCAGGCCGCGGAACTTCCGCGACCCCGCGTTCTGGAAGGGGCGCACGCGCGAGCAGCTCCGGCTGGTGATTGCGCAGGGCCGGCCGGGCACGCTCATGGCGCCGTTCGAGGGAGTCCTCTCGCCGGCGGAGATCGACGACATCGTCGCCTACCTCCAAAGCTTCCGGCCCGCGGGGTCTTAG
- the grxC gene encoding glutaredoxin 3 → MARVQVYTMGSCPFCVRAKRLLRARGIPYDEIDVGGDAEARADLVRRTGRRTVPQIFIDGRAIGGFAELATLDARAELDRLVEDDGDDA, encoded by the coding sequence ATGGCGCGCGTGCAGGTGTACACGATGGGGAGCTGCCCGTTCTGCGTGCGCGCGAAGCGGCTCCTCCGGGCGCGCGGCATCCCGTACGACGAGATCGACGTGGGGGGCGATGCCGAGGCACGCGCCGATCTCGTGCGCCGTACCGGCCGTCGCACGGTGCCGCAGATATTCATCGACGGCCGCGCGATCGGCGGCTTCGCGGAGCTGGCGACGCTGGATGCGCGCGCGGAGCTCGACCGGCTGGTCGAAGACGACGGCGATGACGCGTAG
- the mazG gene encoding nucleoside triphosphate pyrophosphohydrolase yields the protein MVDAGVGEAFTRLVELMARLRAPGGCPWDREQTSASLRPYLLEEVYEVLEAIDAGDAGHLRDELGDLLLQIVFQSQLASEAGRFTIADVACAIVDKLVRRHPHVFGDARVRDADEVVRNWRRIKAEERRTTGEDGDLFAGVPAALPALVRAQQLGEKAGHVGLDWRDAGGVLEKLREEIAELEAALAAGDRGQVEHELGDLLLAAASLGRHVDVSAEMALRGANERFVARVRRLETAARVRGQALADLAPEERDRLWEAVKLV from the coding sequence ATGGTCGATGCGGGTGTCGGCGAAGCGTTCACGCGCCTCGTGGAGCTGATGGCGCGGCTCCGCGCCCCGGGCGGCTGCCCGTGGGACCGCGAGCAGACGTCCGCGAGCCTCCGCCCCTATCTGCTCGAGGAGGTCTACGAGGTCCTCGAGGCGATCGACGCGGGCGACGCCGGCCACCTGCGCGACGAGCTGGGCGATCTCCTCCTCCAGATCGTCTTCCAGTCCCAGCTCGCGTCCGAGGCGGGGCGCTTCACCATCGCCGACGTGGCGTGCGCCATCGTCGACAAGCTCGTCCGCCGCCACCCGCACGTCTTCGGCGACGCGCGGGTGCGGGACGCCGACGAGGTGGTGCGCAACTGGCGCCGCATCAAGGCCGAGGAGCGGCGCACGACGGGCGAGGACGGCGACCTCTTCGCGGGTGTGCCGGCAGCGCTGCCCGCGCTGGTGCGCGCGCAGCAGCTGGGCGAGAAGGCGGGCCACGTCGGCCTCGACTGGCGGGATGCGGGCGGCGTGCTCGAGAAGCTGCGCGAGGAGATCGCGGAACTCGAGGCCGCGCTCGCGGCCGGCGACCGCGGCCAGGTGGAGCACGAGCTGGGCGACCTCCTGCTCGCGGCCGCGAGCCTCGGCCGGCACGTCGACGTGTCCGCCGAGATGGCGCTGCGCGGCGCCAACGAGCGCTTCGTGGCGCGCGTCCGCCGCCTCGAGACGGCGGCGCGGGTTCGCGGCCAGGCGCTCGCGGACCTCGCCCCCGAGGAGCGCGACCGGCTGTGGGAGGCGGTCAAGCTGGTTTGA
- a CDS encoding 30S ribosomal protein S20: MANHPSALKRHRQSEKRRLRNRALKTRLGHLVRAVRTAVASRDPEAARTLARASRELDKAVAKGVLHRNSAARKVSRLARAVGTLATTR; this comes from the coding sequence GTGGCGAACCACCCCTCGGCGCTGAAGCGCCACCGGCAGAGCGAGAAGCGGCGGCTGCGCAACCGGGCGCTCAAGACCCGGCTCGGCCACTTGGTGCGTGCGGTGCGCACGGCGGTCGCGTCGCGCGACCCCGAGGCCGCCCGGACGCTGGCGCGGGCCTCGCGCGAGCTCGACAAGGCGGTGGCCAAGGGCGTGCTGCACCGCAACAGCGCGGCCCGCAAGGTCTCCCGCCTCGCGCGCGCGGTCGGCACGCTCGCTACGACGCGCTAG
- the holA gene encoding DNA polymerase III subunit delta, translating into MSATPDPLAALEREPLRPSYLVFGKETFLVERALGVLRRRLLPAGRPGTWRTLWADQDAERLGGALGDLRSPPLFGGAQVLVVRRAEKLAARDETRVLDALPTLGAEGTLVLVVAGDPDQRRKLFAACLRARTGVGFPELDAGAAGPWVVRLARERGHEIAPAAVEELVERSGPSLGVLAGELDKLSLHVGPGVRIEPQHVRAMATTARSHRVEELTDRLTRRDLAGAARVLRQLSAEGVSPILIVAFVAANLRRALHVAELAEQGLAPAAIAERLGMPRWLVDRNRGRGRAADLERALLVLRRLDLELKSAHDEEACFDAALLEIASAS; encoded by the coding sequence GACGTTCCTCGTCGAGCGCGCGCTCGGCGTGCTCCGGCGCCGGCTTCTGCCCGCGGGCCGGCCGGGGACGTGGCGGACCCTGTGGGCCGACCAGGACGCCGAGCGCCTGGGCGGCGCACTCGGGGACCTCAGATCCCCGCCGCTCTTCGGGGGTGCGCAGGTGCTCGTCGTCCGCCGCGCGGAGAAGCTCGCCGCGCGCGACGAGACCCGGGTGCTGGACGCGCTGCCGACGCTCGGTGCCGAGGGAACGCTCGTCCTGGTGGTCGCAGGCGACCCGGACCAGCGCCGCAAGCTCTTCGCCGCCTGCCTGCGCGCGCGGACGGGCGTGGGGTTCCCGGAGCTCGACGCGGGCGCCGCCGGGCCGTGGGTGGTCCGCCTGGCCCGCGAGCGCGGGCACGAGATCGCGCCCGCGGCGGTCGAGGAGCTGGTCGAGCGCTCGGGCCCTTCGCTCGGCGTGCTCGCCGGCGAGCTCGACAAGCTCTCGCTCCACGTCGGTCCCGGCGTGCGCATCGAGCCGCAGCACGTGCGCGCGATGGCGACCACGGCGCGCTCCCACCGGGTCGAGGAGCTCACGGATCGCCTGACCCGCCGCGACCTCGCGGGCGCCGCGCGGGTGCTCCGCCAGCTCAGCGCCGAGGGCGTGTCGCCGATCCTCATCGTCGCCTTCGTGGCCGCCAACCTGCGCCGCGCGCTGCACGTGGCCGAGCTGGCGGAGCAGGGGCTCGCCCCCGCCGCCATCGCCGAGCGGCTCGGTATGCCGCGCTGGCTGGTCGACCGGAACCGCGGCCGCGGGCGCGCCGCCGACCTGGAGCGCGCCCTCCTCGTGCTGCGCCGCCTCGACCTCGAGCTCAAGAGCGCACACGACGAGGAGGCGTGCTTCGACGCGGCGCTGCTCGAGATCGCTAGCGCGTCGTAG